Proteins encoded within one genomic window of Paenarthrobacter sp. JL.01a:
- a CDS encoding adenosine deaminase: METIGEKTTTTAPPVAELHLHIEGTLQPELIFALAERNGIELPYEDIEELRGKYEFSDLQSFLDLYYANMAVLQTEQDFTDMTRAYLERAAAGGVRHAEIMMDPQAHISRGVALETCVNGVANALATSEEDFGVSTLLIAAFLRDMSEESALEVLEQLLAMHAPIAGIGLDSAEVGNPPSKFERLYQRAGEAGLRRIAHAGEEGPASYITEALDLLHVERIDHGIRCMEDTDVVQRLVAEQVPLTVCPLSNVRLRAVDKLEDHPLPEMLAIGLNVCVNSDDPAYFGGYVDDNYERLVEVLKFSVPEQATLAANSIRSSFASDARKAELLDEVTEWVKTSVTGA; this comes from the coding sequence GTGGAAACTATTGGCGAGAAAACAACCACCACGGCACCCCCGGTTGCCGAACTGCACCTGCACATTGAAGGGACACTCCAGCCAGAGCTGATCTTTGCCCTGGCCGAACGCAACGGCATTGAACTGCCATACGAAGATATTGAAGAACTGCGCGGGAAGTACGAATTCTCGGATCTGCAATCTTTCCTGGACCTCTACTACGCCAACATGGCTGTCCTGCAGACCGAGCAGGATTTCACCGACATGACCCGTGCCTATCTGGAGAGGGCAGCCGCCGGGGGAGTCAGGCACGCGGAGATCATGATGGATCCCCAAGCCCACATTTCGCGGGGTGTGGCCTTGGAGACCTGCGTCAACGGAGTGGCCAACGCCCTGGCAACCTCTGAGGAGGACTTTGGTGTCTCCACCCTCCTGATTGCCGCGTTCCTGCGGGACATGTCCGAGGAGTCTGCCCTTGAGGTGCTGGAACAGCTCCTTGCCATGCATGCTCCCATCGCGGGCATCGGCCTGGACTCAGCCGAGGTGGGCAACCCGCCGTCGAAATTCGAGCGCCTGTACCAGCGTGCCGGCGAGGCCGGGCTTCGAAGGATCGCCCACGCCGGCGAGGAAGGGCCCGCGTCTTACATCACGGAGGCGCTGGATCTGCTGCACGTTGAGCGGATCGATCACGGCATCCGGTGCATGGAGGACACCGACGTGGTGCAGCGGCTGGTCGCCGAGCAGGTGCCGCTGACTGTATGCCCGTTGTCCAACGTCCGGCTGCGCGCCGTGGACAAGCTGGAGGACCACCCGCTGCCGGAGATGCTGGCCATTGGCCTGAACGTCTGCGTCAATTCCGACGACCCCGCCTACTTTGGAGGGTATGTGGACGATAACTATGAGCGCCTCGTGGAGGTCCTGAAGTTCTCGGTGCCCGAGCAGGCTACGCTCGCGGCCAACTCCATCCGCTCGTCCTTTGCTTCGGACGCACGAAAAGCAGAGCTCCTGGACGAGGTGACCGAATGGGTCAAAACATCGGTGACGGGCGCCTGA
- a CDS encoding glycosidase, with amino-acid sequence MGANTAENTNLRLKAVLDILAEGVWSGTTLNAGEVLAEATVRVPFNDHEAELLSGGIPRGHKTLTTASAKLVKAGWLVKGRSGWTIPEDGLRATVAFADVAAFAAALDAGTPVPADVPVPTAPPAKAKAKRVAAPRRAAAKKETAPKVAASEVAEPKAAAAKVSAPKAAAATKKPASRKAPAKAAATTAVETVPQPDTVAIAGDFNKILGAPEDWAPQYDEAQMTFSPLAQVWTLTAELPAGFYTYKIALNRSWDENYGAFGARDGANHELNHDGGPVTITYSHATRDIVVS; translated from the coding sequence ATGGGCGCGAACACCGCCGAGAACACCAACCTTCGTCTGAAGGCCGTCCTGGACATCCTCGCAGAGGGCGTATGGTCCGGGACAACGCTGAACGCCGGCGAAGTGCTGGCCGAAGCGACTGTACGCGTTCCTTTCAACGACCACGAGGCCGAGCTGCTCAGCGGCGGCATCCCGCGCGGCCACAAGACCCTCACCACTGCCTCGGCCAAGCTGGTCAAGGCAGGCTGGCTGGTCAAGGGACGTTCGGGCTGGACCATCCCCGAAGACGGCCTTCGCGCGACCGTCGCGTTCGCGGATGTTGCAGCTTTCGCCGCAGCGCTCGACGCCGGAACACCGGTACCTGCCGACGTTCCGGTTCCGACTGCCCCGCCCGCGAAGGCCAAGGCCAAGCGCGTAGCCGCTCCCAGGCGTGCCGCCGCGAAGAAGGAAACGGCGCCGAAGGTCGCGGCCAGCGAGGTGGCGGAGCCCAAGGCAGCCGCAGCCAAGGTATCGGCTCCGAAGGCCGCTGCCGCCACGAAGAAGCCTGCCAGCCGGAAGGCTCCCGCCAAGGCAGCGGCAACCACCGCCGTCGAGACCGTGCCGCAGCCGGACACCGTCGCGATTGCCGGTGACTTCAACAAAATCCTCGGCGCTCCCGAGGATTGGGCACCGCAGTATGACGAGGCGCAGATGACCTTCAGCCCCTTGGCGCAGGTGTGGACACTCACCGCCGAACTGCCGGCCGGTTTCTACACCTACAAGATCGCGCTGAACCGCTCGTGGGACGAGAACTATGGCGCGTTTGGCGCCCGTGACGGTGCGAACCACGAGTTGAACCACGACGGCGGACCCGTCACCATCACGTACAGCCACGCCACGCGGGACATCGTGGTGAGCTGA
- a CDS encoding acylphosphatase translates to MNSAGKRLTARVTGVVQGVGFRYWTARKADELGLAGTVRNNTDGSVELVAEGSAGDVDRMARWLQSSQAPGRVENVDIDISEGAGGFTGFRIVG, encoded by the coding sequence ATGAACTCTGCGGGGAAGCGACTCACTGCACGTGTCACTGGCGTCGTCCAAGGGGTGGGATTCCGCTATTGGACGGCCCGGAAGGCCGACGAATTGGGCTTGGCGGGCACCGTCCGCAACAACACTGATGGCTCGGTGGAGCTGGTGGCCGAGGGATCCGCAGGCGACGTTGACCGCATGGCTAGGTGGCTTCAGTCTTCCCAGGCACCGGGTCGCGTCGAAAACGTTGACATCGACATCTCCGAAGGTGCCGGAGGCTTCACAGGATTCCGGATCGTCGGCTAG
- a CDS encoding type II toxin-antitoxin system VapC family toxin: protein MIVYADTSAILKLVVQEQESETLAAHLYDATVSGGHLVASMLLYTELHCAARRRKLPFDLVNDVLAGINLLDVTRSDLMYASALPRQLRSADAIHLATAIRLQADSLVAYDEELLLAAKESGLMTVSPGARSLAGA from the coding sequence GTGATCGTCTACGCGGACACCTCCGCCATCTTGAAGCTCGTTGTGCAGGAGCAGGAATCCGAGACCCTGGCCGCGCACCTCTACGATGCGACAGTTTCCGGAGGACACCTCGTTGCCTCAATGCTTTTGTACACCGAACTTCACTGCGCAGCACGCCGCCGCAAGCTTCCCTTTGACCTGGTCAACGATGTCCTTGCGGGCATCAACCTGCTGGATGTCACGCGCTCGGATCTGATGTATGCCTCCGCGCTGCCCCGGCAACTCCGCAGTGCCGACGCCATCCATCTGGCGACCGCCATCAGACTCCAGGCGGACTCCCTGGTGGCCTACGATGAAGAGCTGCTCCTGGCTGCGAAGGAATCCGGACTCATGACAGTCTCACCCGGGGCCCGAAGTCTCGCCGGGGCCTAG
- a CDS encoding type II toxin-antitoxin system Phd/YefM family antitoxin has translation MTTIPHRELRNQSSKILERVRNGEVIDVTNNGEVAATLIPPSASPFERLLQAGSVRPASGSPVDFRFLPRVESDMTTAAILADLRGDR, from the coding sequence ATGACAACTATTCCGCACCGCGAGCTGCGCAATCAGAGCAGCAAGATCCTTGAACGCGTCAGAAATGGCGAGGTCATCGACGTCACGAACAATGGCGAGGTTGCAGCTACGCTCATTCCGCCCTCCGCGTCCCCGTTTGAACGTCTGCTGCAGGCCGGTAGCGTTCGCCCGGCGTCAGGCTCACCCGTGGACTTCCGGTTCCTGCCCCGCGTCGAAAGCGATATGACCACTGCCGCGATACTGGCCGACCTCCGCGGCGATCGGTGA
- a CDS encoding TetR/AcrR family transcriptional regulator, which yields MPSSYPKGLATRQRLVESMLALIQLNGYHGTGLNTVLSQSGAPKGSLYFHFPEGKTQLGIAAVELAGEQFGQLVGEATASSSSPEDVVDTLVGELKGILESSDYQAGCPVSSVALDAASENESLREACSQVYDAWINAVSSYLSTFRLGTDQAHPLATSMISLVEGSLILSRAHKSTQPLDAAASTLKVLMNAIHKEASA from the coding sequence ATGCCTTCCTCCTACCCCAAAGGACTCGCGACCCGGCAGCGTTTGGTTGAGTCCATGCTCGCCCTCATCCAGCTGAACGGCTACCACGGGACCGGGCTGAACACCGTGTTGTCGCAATCCGGGGCTCCGAAAGGCTCCTTGTACTTCCATTTCCCCGAAGGAAAAACCCAACTCGGAATTGCTGCTGTTGAATTGGCCGGCGAACAATTCGGCCAACTGGTCGGTGAGGCAACCGCGTCATCCTCATCGCCGGAAGATGTCGTGGACACGCTCGTTGGTGAACTCAAGGGCATCCTCGAGAGCAGCGACTATCAGGCCGGGTGTCCGGTCTCATCCGTTGCCTTGGACGCGGCCTCGGAGAACGAATCACTTCGGGAGGCCTGCAGCCAGGTCTATGACGCCTGGATCAACGCAGTGTCCAGCTATCTTTCAACGTTTAGGCTTGGAACGGATCAAGCGCATCCTCTGGCGACGTCCATGATCAGCCTGGTGGAGGGCTCCCTCATTCTGTCCCGTGCCCACAAATCAACCCAGCCGTTGGACGCTGCCGCCAGCACGCTCAAAGTGCTGATGAATGCGATCCACAAGGAGGCAAGCGCATGA